The Akkermansia sp. RCC_12PD genome contains the following window.
GGATTGTCCGTTCCCCATCTGCGCGCCGTCATCCGGGACCTGGAGGAAGCCGTGAGAGAAAAGACGGGAACCGTCCCCACCTACGTGGAAGATACGCCCGTGACCCTGTGGTCCGTCGTGGATTACATTGATGTGATGGTTCACATCATGGGGCAGGAAACGCGCGAATTCTACGGGATGGACACCTTGTGGAAAGACGCTCCCGTGGTAGAGTTCTGAACATTCCGCAAGCCGGTTTTTCCGCCGTACCGCCGGTTTTCCGGGGTACGGCTTTTTTTGTTCCCCGAGGATGGGCGGAATATTTCTAACAAGATTCCAACCTTGCGTTGGTGGTGGAATCGGATTAGTCTTCCAGCGTTATTTATGAGTAAGGCCGGACCCAGCACAACCCCGATGATGGAGCAGTATCTTCGCATGAAGAACGGGCTGCCTGAAGACGTCTTGCTGTTCTTCCGCATGGGGGATTTTTACGAGATGTTTTTTGAAGATGCCAAGGATGCGTCCTCCCTTCTGGGGCTGACATTGACCAAGCGCC
Protein-coding sequences here:
- the rsfS gene encoding ribosome silencing factor, producing the protein MVSIDAMELAKMCARAANDAKAENVRVYDLRGMSSLTDFMVVCTGLSVPHLRAVIRDLEEAVREKTGTVPTYVEDTPVTLWSVVDYIDVMVHIMGQETREFYGMDTLWKDAPVVEF